A portion of the Deinococcota bacterium genome contains these proteins:
- a CDS encoding endo-1,4-beta-xylanase, whose amino-acid sequence MQARGLIDGIGVQAHGLERVDPGVIETNLNALAELGLPIYVSELDLDTYDDGLQLEFYQRVFPVLWEHEAVAGVTLWGYKAGETWKRNAYLIDWFDEERPALQWLRQYLQAAGES is encoded by the coding sequence TTGCAGGCGCGCGGGCTCATCGACGGCATCGGCGTGCAAGCGCACGGGCTCGAGCGTGTCGATCCTGGCGTTATCGAAACCAACTTGAACGCTCTGGCGGAACTCGGCTTACCCATCTACGTCTCCGAACTCGACCTGGACACGTATGATGACGGGTTGCAGCTCGAGTTCTATCAGCGCGTATTTCCCGTCCTATGGGAGCACGAGGCGGTGGCCGGGGTGACCTTGTGGGGTTACAAGGCCGGCGAGACTTGGAAGCGCAACGCGTACCTGATCGACTGGTTTGATGAGGAGCGGCCTGCGTTGCAGTGGCTGAGACAGTACCTCCAAGCCGCCGGTGAATCTTGA
- a CDS encoding ThuA domain-containing protein, which yields MKRALIIHGGWPGHEPDLLADHVAVYLDEEGFRADKANALDVLDDRDRLAAADLIVMIWTMGALSEAQERNLTGAVAAGTGIAGWHGGMGDAFRNSPNYQFMVGGQFVSHPGNFTAYEVNIIKPEDPIVKGIRDFRLTSEQYYMHIDPSSEVLATTTFGGEHLPWIAGTVTFLWRFVARRRAAHVYRSYGKLWQDHERKRLA from the coding sequence GTGAAAAGAGCCTTGATCATCCACGGCGGTTGGCCCGGGCACGAGCCCGACCTGCTTGCCGATCACGTAGCCGTCTACCTGGACGAGGAGGGTTTCCGTGCCGACAAGGCAAATGCGCTGGACGTGCTCGACGACCGCGACAGGCTCGCTGCCGCGGATCTCATCGTGATGATCTGGACGATGGGCGCGCTGAGCGAGGCGCAGGAAAGGAACCTGACCGGCGCCGTTGCAGCGGGCACCGGCATCGCCGGTTGGCACGGCGGCATGGGCGACGCCTTTCGCAACAGCCCGAACTACCAGTTCATGGTGGGCGGGCAGTTCGTGTCCCACCCGGGGAACTTCACCGCTTACGAGGTGAACATCATCAAGCCCGAGGACCCCATCGTAAAAGGTATCAGGGACTTCAGGCTGACCTCCGAGCAGTACTACATGCACATAGACCCCTCGAGCGAAGTCTTGGCCACCACCACCTTCGGCGGCGAGCACCTGCCCTGGATCGCGGGAACCGTCACCTTCCTCTGGCGCTTTGTGGCGCGGCGGAGGGCGGCGCATGTTTATCGCAGCTACGGCAAACTGTGGCAGGACCATGAGCGCAAACGACTCGCCTAG